The genomic window gtATATCTCTTGCAtgttaagatatatatttgcatTGATTAGTTAAATCATTActcaaaaaatgaaacaatcaCATGTATGTATATGGCAGCTTCGTAGGAGATGTCAGAGGAACAAAGGAAGAGTAATATGGTACGACCaatgttttctcttcattAATTCCATCAGATCATCCCCAAGGAAGAACGATTAAAGGAATGTTTTCTCTATGCACAACCCAAACAACATGATCGAGGACACGGAATTgttcaacaagaaaacaaggGATTTCCTCTACGAGCTCATGCTGGAAGCCACTACACCCAACAGGACAATGATGCTTTACGCAGCAGGGGAGAAGAAGCTAGGGACAAAGAAATTGTATGCAATGGTACAGTGTGCGCAAGACATATTGCGATGAAAGGGTTGTTTGGAATGGAGTATCAATGAGCTTTCCAAGTGCTGCCACGGTAAACAAGGAGCAAGAGTTTTGGGAACAGAGTGTACTCTTAGGTATGAGCTATACCCTTTTCTTAGGAGTTAAAAGTTTGTTTGGTCGATGATGATGTAGAAGACAATCTCTTGACAACTTTcctattttgtttggttttgttttcttaattttgttttatttttggttacaagtcaaaacttttttggtttgaaataatataatgTATAAATCCCTTTTAAATTAGTGAAAACCctcaaacaagaaaaagaacaaaaaaaaaaattgatttaatatatttgagCAGTTAAAGGGAGAAAATTATCATTTAgataaaatacatttaaaaaaaaagaatttatgtCCACACCGTACATATCTTAGTTTCACTCAGTCAAACCTTTGAATGTTGACTTTTTCATTCACCGCAATACCAAGT from Arabidopsis thaliana chromosome 3, partial sequence includes these protein-coding regions:
- a CDS encoding cysteine-rich repeat secretory protein (unknown protein; FUNCTIONS IN: molecular_function unknown; INVOLVED IN: biological_process unknown; LOCATED IN: endomembrane system; BEST Arabidopsis thaliana protein match is: Domain of unknown function (DUF26) (TAIR:AT3G22050.1); Has 182 Blast hits to 182 proteins in 3 species: Archae - 0; Bacteria - 0; Metazoa - 0; Fungi - 0; Plants - 182; Viruses - 0; Other Eukaryotes - 0 (source: NCBI BLink).), whose amino-acid sequence is MNKTMYSSYSLSKRLVSIPILAIQLLLIRSVSSLNLTNDYLNHKCLVSQGKYRPGDKYEDNLNFLTRECRGDSYDSKCLSCYATALSGIIPKEERLKECFLYAQPKQHDRGHGIVQQENKGFPLRAHAGSHYTQQDNDALRSRGEEARDKEIVCNGTVCARHIAMKGLFGMEYQ